A stretch of the Nakaseomyces glabratus chromosome L, complete sequence genome encodes the following:
- the MSL1 gene encoding U2 snRNP complex subunit MSL1 (CAGL0L09449g~Ortholog(s) have U2 snRNA binding activity, role in mRNA splicing, via spliceosome and U2-type prespliceosome, cytosol localization), with protein sequence MATKKRSRSDKNGGKKRATDATTRRKQTKTTPKNTLYIRNLNEKINTKRLRHGLFMLFSIYGEVLKVTINFKALRAQAFITLRSVEEASLAKAALEGEVFFNIPLSIEFSKANTKDLE encoded by the coding sequence ATGGCTACTAAGAAGAGAAGTCGAAGTGATAAGAATGGTGGCAAGAAGAGGGCTACTGACGCTACGACCAGGCGAAAACAAACCAAGACGACCCCAAAGAACACTTTGTACATCAGGAATCTCAACGAGAAGATAAATACCAAGCGACTAAGGCATGGTCTATTTATGCTATTTTCGATATATGGTGAAGTCTTAAAGGTTACAATAAACTTCAAGGCATTACGAGCCCAAGCGTTTATTACACTGCGATCGGTTGAAGAAGCATCGCTGGCGAAAGCCGCATTGGAAGGTGAAGTGTTTTTCAATATACCTTTGTCTATTGAATTCAGTAAAGCGAATACCAAAGATCTAGAATGA
- the PRI1 gene encoding DNA primase subunit PRI1 (CAGL0L09471g~Ortholog(s) have DNA primase activity, single-stranded DNA binding activity, role in DNA replication, synthesis of RNA primer and alpha DNA polymerase:primase complex, cytoplasm, nuclear chromatin localization) produces MTETIKPNGPSSMDMQYYYQYLYPFKQIFQWVNHSQKPSRDIINREFAMAFRSGAYKRYNSYGDVQEFKEAIEKSNPDRFEIGAIYNKPPKERDSLLKSEMVPLEKELVFDIDMDDYDTFRTCCSGAQVCYKCWRFISLAMEIINVALKEDFGYNDFVWVFSGRRGAHCWVSDKRARALNDIQRRNVLDYLNVVRDRNYDKPLSLKRPYHPHLSRSLQILKGHFVDIILEEQDPWRDDQHAIKTLLPAFTEKPVIEALRKYWTENPNRSSKAKWGDIDTIASNLNITNKRQKEIMNNRLREAKEDLVLTTLYPKLDVEVTKQTIHLLKAPFCIHPATGNVCVPIVDNFTPEKAPKLIVLQNEMEKSNNNVSETSLQPFLDYFQSYVSQLLKHELGSVKREREEDVKSLDF; encoded by the coding sequence ATGACTGAGACTATAAAGCCCAATGGGCCAAGTTCCATGGATATGCAGTATTACTACCAGTATCTCTATCCATTTAAGCAAATATTTCAATGGGTGAATCACTCGCAGAAACCCAGCCGCGACATTATAAATCGGGAGTTTGCGATGGCTTTTAGGTCCGGTGCTTACAAAAGATATAATTCCTATGGTGACGTGCAGGAGTTCAAGGAGGCAATTGAAAAGTCTAATCCCGACAgatttgaaattggtgCTATCTATAATAAACCACCAAAGGAGCGTGATTCGCTGCTGAAAAGTGAGATGGTGCCATTAGAGAAGGAACTTGTATTTGATATCGATATGGATGACTACGATACTTTCAGAACATGTTGTTCAGGAGCTCAAGTGTGCTACAAGTGTTGGAGATTTATATCACTTGCAATGGAGATTATTAATGTTGCATTAAAGGAAGATTTTGGATATAATGACTTTGTGTGGGTGTTTTCCGGTAGACGTGGTGCGCATTGTTGGGTCAGTGATAAGCGTGCAAGAGCATTGAATGACATACAAAGACGTAATGTTTTAGACTACTTGAACGTTGTAAGAGATAGGAATTATGACAAACCCCTGTCTTTGAAGAGGCCATACCACCCACATCTAAGTAGGTCCTTGCAGATTTTAAAAGGGCACTTCGTCGATATTATTTTAGAGGAACAAGATCCATGGAGAGATGATCAGCACGCTATCAAAACATTGCTTCCAGCATTTACAGAAAAACCGGTTATTGAAGCACTTCGAAAATACTGGACAGAGAATCCAAATAGATCAAGTAAAGCTAAATGGGGTGATATAGATACAATAGCTTCAAACCTCAATATAACGaataaaagacaaaaagaaataatgaaTAATAGGCTGAGGGAGGCTAAAGAGGACCTTGTTCTAACCACATTGTATCCAAAGCTAGATGTGGAAGTTACAAAACAAACTATCCATTTACTAAAGGCGCCTTTTTGTATTCATCCGGCCACTGGTAATGTATGTGTTCCAATCGTAGATAATTTCACCCCAGAAAAAGCTCCAAAGCTAATCGTtttacaaaatgaaatggaaaaaaGCAATAACAATGTCTCTGAGACTTCTTTACAACCGTTTTTGGATTATTTCCAAAGCTATGTGTCACAATTGCTCAAGCATGAATTAGGTTCAgtaaaaagagaaagagaagaggATGTTAAATCACTTGACTTTTGA